Within the Osmerus mordax isolate fOsmMor3 chromosome 6, fOsmMor3.pri, whole genome shotgun sequence genome, the region ggaaattgacgtcatatggtgcgttgaactcgtcttgatccagggaatccaatggtacctcatttttgaaaatcagtcatacggttcaaaagttgcgtgtgtaaacacaagtccaactttgacccattggtggcgctagagtggtctgatgggatacatgaaacttggtgtaggtatagaaggaactgtccttaatgagtgtgccaaatttgtcaaaaagttatccaaggggtctaggggctgccattgactcccatggaactagaataataataataataataataataaaactaacaataacaataggtttcctccttacggaggaatcctaaatataactgcaagcagcaatggcggattcctccaaacattgcaaaccactgaaaaatgtatattctttacaaatagtcactgtaaaattccatgccgcagacttaccaatgggataccaaatatgaaatgcaataccatcaagatccacaagggcttttatttaaagccaaggagtgaagggagggggcttggttgagcctacccattccagaaagccttgtatctttgtgtatcagggcgtggcctgtagcgtcacttatgggtgatattgggccatttgtggtgtggtagttactcttggcctatactataaatgtttcaggattttgagaacttttaccattgcatacaaaatcggaaatgcaataccatcaagatccacatgggcctttgctaaagaccaagcaatgagtgggggcttggtcagcccacaattgcctgaaatgttgtgtatgcgtctcgtcaagcttgcgcgtgtgtcaagggaaaggctgagtgtgtgagaatgtgtagcgcgcgcgctgaggagcagagggagacgtttcattggaaatttccttaacaattagccaagcatgcatttttcaaatattcaccaaaattcaacttttcatcttacagtcaactttttctgagatttgtgtactaaacattctcaagagttttcatgaactaaaggcaaacaaatcaacagttattggccaaaaaacatttttggttcctgcggccacgccgatcacatgacacgatcacatgacaccaaattgattggacatcctcagaagacggttccgagtcatcttaccaagtttggtgttgatatttcaaagatttgctgagatttgatccaacttcctgtttggttgctttgttgacgattttgattggctgtaccggacaaacggttttgaaattcaaaaatctgttaaagaattcagtgagggttgctctgacgatgatacctgccaattctggggaagattggacaagaattgtaggagaagtagcaaaaaaacgtgtttcctaaatctttattgtacaaaaacatccaatatggcggccgttataggttattgaggcttttttgttcctcatgagaaataaggcatatctaatgaatttcagaattttgggacaaatgggatgcgaatggcatcactttgtaaatggaaaattggggcttggccgtagcgccacctatggataatggtgcgtcatttgtggtgtggtagttactcctggcctatactatcaatgtttcaggattttgagaactttttctaaaatgcattaccatcaagatccacaagggccttcacttcaagccaaggaatgagtgggggcttggtcagcccacaattgcctgaaatgttgtgtatgcgtctcgccaagcccgcgcgtgtgtcaagggaaaggctgagtgtgtgagaatgtggagcacgcgcgcgctgaagagcaggggagacatttcattgaaaatttcgttagcaattagccaagcatgcatgtttcaaatattcacataaaatcgacttttcatgttacagtcaacttttcctcagatttgtgtactaaacattctcaagagtcttcatatgaacttgtgattgaatcaaagtatcagtttttgaccggcggatgtgtaaagcattattttagcgttagcgataaattcgatttgctttatatcaatcatcttttgagatatgaagttgcctttgcacatggtaacatgttgtagtgtcgtccaccgatataccaagtttagtgttgatatctcaaagatttgctgagatttgacccaagttcctgtttggttacttttttgctgattttgattggttgtgccggacaaacggtttagaaaatcaaaacgccatgggataacttttgtgaggcttggtctgaagatcatctatggtcattttgaagaagatatgacaataattgtaggaggagtaggctttcaaaggtttttgatacaaccggaaatagcggaaaatctatacaaccggaaattgacgtcatagggtgcgttgaactcgtcttcatccagggaatccaatggtacctcatttttgtaaatcagtcatacggttcaaaagttgcgtgtgtaaacacaagtccaactttgacccattggtggcgctagagtggtctgatgggatacatgaaacttggtgtagctatagaaggaactgtccttaatgagtgtgccaaatttaacaaaaagttatccaagggttctaggggctgccattgactcccatggaactagaataataataataataataataataataataataaaactaacaataacaataggtttcctccttacggaggaatcctaaatatagctgcaagcagcaatggcggattcctccaaaacattgcgaaccattgaaaaatgtatattcttcacaaattgtcactgtatagaaacatccatgctgtagacttaccaatgggataccaaatctgaaatgcaataccatcaagatccacaagggcttttatttcaagccaaggagtgaagggagggggcttggtgagcctacccattccagaaagccttgtatctttgtgtatcagggcgtggcctgtagcgtcacttatgggtgatattgggccatttgtggtgtggtagttactcttggcctatactatcaatgtttcaggattttgagaactttttaccattgcatacaaaatcggaaatgcaataccatcaagatccacatgggcatttgctaaagaccaagcaatgagtgggggcttggtcagcccacaattgcctgaaatgttgtgtatgcgtctcgctaagcttgcgcgtgtgtcaagggaaaggctgagtgtgtgagaatgtggagcgcgcgcgctgaggagcaggggagacatttcattggaaatttccttaacaattagccaagcatgcatttttcaaatattcaccaaaattcaacttttcaccttacagtcaactttttctgagatttgtgtactaaacattctcaagagtctccatgaacttgtgattgtatcagagtatcagttttgcaccggcgaatgtgtaaagcattattttagcgttagaaataaattagatttcctttatttcaatcatttttgaagatattaatttgccttctcacatgggaacatgatgtagtgtcttccacatgacacaccaagtttggtgttgatatttcaaagatttgctgagatttgatcaaacttcctgtttggttgctttgttgacagttttgaaattcaaaaatctgttgaagaattcagtgagggttgctctgacgatgatacttgccaattctggggaagattggacaagaattgtaggagaagtagcaaaaaaacgtgtttcctaaatctttattgtacaaaaaaatccaatatggcggctgttataggttcttgaggcttttttgttcctcatgagaaataaggtatatctaatgaatttcagaattttgggacaaatgggatgcaaatggcatcactttgtaaatggacaattggggcctggccgtagcgccacctatggataatggtgcgtcatttgtggtgtggtagttactcctggcctatactatcaatgtttcaggattttgagaactttttctaaaatgcattaccatcaagatccacaagggccttcacttcaagccaaggaatgagtgggggcttggtcagccacaattgcctgaaatgttgtgtatgcgtctcgccaagcccgcgcgtgtgtcaagggaaaggctgagtgtgtgagaatgtggagcacacgcgcgctgaagagcaggggagacatttcattggaaatttcgttagcaattagccaagcatgcatgtttcaaatattcacataaaatcgacttttcatgttacagtcaacttttcctcagatttgtgtactaaacatcctcaagagtcttcatatgaacttgtgattgaatcaaagtatcagtttttgaccggcggatgtgtaaagcattattttagcgttagcgataaattcgatttgctttatataaaccatttttggagatatgaaatagcctttgcacatggtaacatgttgttgtgtcttccttgtgacataccaagttacgtgttgatatctcaaagatttgctgagatttgacccaacttcctgtttgattgcttttttgctgattttgattggctgtgccggacaaacggtttagaaaatcaaaacgccatgggataacctttgtgaggcttggtctgaagatcatctatggtcattttgaagaagatatgacaaaaattgtaggaggagtaggctttcaaaggtttttgatacaaccggaaatagcagaaagtctatataaccggaaattggcgtcatagggtgcgttgaactcgtcttgatccagggaatccaatggtacctcatttttgaaatcggttcaaaagttgcgtgtgtaaacacaagtccaactttgacccattggtggcgctagagtggtctaatgggatacatgaaacttggtgtaggtatagaaggaactgtccttaatgagtgtgccaaatttcacaaaaagttatccaagggttctaggggctgccattgactcccatggaactagaataataataataaaactaacaataacaataggtttcctccttacggaggaatcctaattataagaaaaggtagaaacccttaaggtggcttcgccgcttcgcagcttggccaccaataatacaaaataataaaataataaaaacaaacaacacagtCCAGTAATATagttttatttatataaattCCACAAAATAATATTCTCACACCATTCACATCGGCCTAAAGCAAATGTAGGTAACTGCCAGTATAAGGGGTTTAATAtttgccaaacaaccaaaactaattcccctatggtttaaggaaggtgggaaactgaacagtgtaataacatgaaccaaataatgccaataccaattgaattacagttatttgactctatgggttaaatcagagccaGAATGGTCAAAGTGAGGTGaaatgaaatatacatttagtaacattgcaaatgaatgaaatcaattacaaggcaaacatgtaacagaatgaaggttaactcttactcTACCATAATTATTGCaaaccagagatagaaagcaagatgtgaggaaggagtaggacaagccagagctgaggagaaggtctgaggagatcaagaatccacagaacaatccTTCACAATTActtttatacccaagaacaaccaatcacaccaCATCTTCACCCTTACTTATCCACATATGAcaagcaatgctacagtaagttacgcaatgaggtgtgagagccatcaagtatagactccgtccagcaactccagattttagcatatgagaggtgggggcaggatgacacccagccttacaccaGAACAGAGAATTTGAAATACAAGAATAGAAAAAGACAAACATGACACGGTTAAACATAGTCAGTATAATTTCCCTCTAACCAGTGGAAAGATTTTAAAAAGCGATTATTGGGGGTAATAAAGTGACCATAACAAATACGGCTGAACGATTTCGGAAAATAAGGTAATTGCGATTATTTTGACGAATATTGCAATTGCGATTTAATATGTGATGATAtgatttattattaataaatatagatatatactacTTATCTCCAGTCAgtaacataacacacaaagttaAGAGAAATTAAGGAAAACATACTTCttcgaaaatattttggtaaatcaaagctaaacGTAGGCTAATATAGCATGTGCTTTGGGAAAAGAAACTTGCGCTGTGGGGACcgttggaaatatttagaactcacgcatatAAAGGttaaatcaaaaaaaaaaaaagacactgtctgaacatttctgattcagtcagtagcctaacagaaacagtatggcactgacagccatagtgatcctagcctactgtatgtgtatcaccgagGGGCATCATATCTTTCGCGATGAACGCTGTGACTGCTTGAGTAATTTCGAACATGAATAAggagttaggctttgaaacatttcagTCAGTCatcctgtcgggtgttatttggcttattttACACACTGTtgttcagcattttagctatgcatcgtacattgctttgtggtgtttttttagggccaaattaggttggtggtgttgccccgtgaggtagcaacgttagccaggcaggcaaaattggcaaagtgtctgttgtgtcaggttctgtcgagcctgaggccatcgtacaggtcaaggtaaagtgtaAAGCGCAAAGTTGATCCTTCGTCTGCAAACTGCATTACTCTCGCATGTCACGTGACCAATGTAAAATCTCAGCCTTTGTGATTACAAAATCTCGTTTTGTCACATTGCGATAttatcgcaaatgcaattaatcgttctGCCCTAATAACAAACTAAAGAGAACCTAGAAGCCAAGCAAGCAGCCACAGTTAAGAGCCTCAGGGAATCATAGCCGAACTATACTGGGGGGGTCTGTTGTCGTCGTAGGCAGGCAATCCCTCTTCTGCTCCTTTTGGGGTCCTCAAAGTCTGTAGCAACAAAAGAGGATATGAGAAAACATAATTTATGAAGGAAAACCTATTGATTCTTATTGAGTTGAACATTCATGTTCATTTCTGAGAGGAAGCATGTTTAGGTTTTGGTTAGTGTTGTCTGCATTCCCTTTGTAACTTAGGTTTTGATGCAGAGACCCCTGGTGTAGAAATGGGAGAAAAGCAGTGTTAGACTTCCTACCTCATAGGCGTTCGGTGGGATGTTGAATGTTTTCTGTGAAGGTACAGGGCCACCTTGTGGTAAGTGACTGCCAACGATGAACAACTGCTACAAGACAAAATAAGACATGTAATAATTAAGGTGCATCTTGTTTCACCGTCCCCTGCAGTGGCCTATACCAGCTGTCAGCACTGGACGGCATTTTGACGAAACCCACGTTGTTTTTAATGCTTCCACCTACTTCAGGGGGGGAATGACAGACAGCTTTGCAGGCAAATGCTGAGACACTGATGGtgaccatcatctccagcaaaGAGAAAAGCGCCATGACGCCAGAAATTCCCTGATGTTTGGCCTGTGAAGACACAAAATTAAGAAATTGCtgtacacatgacaaacattttGTGAAGATTTTCACTACAGATACTGTTTCTCTAGTAGCTATCTACTATTGTCTACAGCAACTAGGCAGACTTTTATGATGGCATGAATGGAATGACAGCTGTGTCCCATATTCATTTATATATAGAATAAAATTGCTAATCATAATACTGTTTCTGCTAAAATAGTCATATCCCACACCTTCAACCCCAGGTACAGCATGACCCTGGGCCAGCTACACTTGTTTGACTGAAGTGACTGAGAGGTCTTACGACTGAACATTAGACCTGTATTGACAATTTTGATCAGTATGCATACTGTAAATTCCATAAACATCtcaaatacaaaaatgaataaatatatatggTCATACCCAGTATCGACGACATAGCCACTTGTAATCGTAACAATCGTAAAATACACCAGCAGCATCTAAAGAGTAGAGAATGGTGCCTATGCCAGCAGTCACTGTGGCAACAACGTTCATTCCCAATGAAGCCTTCAcctgagggagggaaaaagCAGGGATAAAGGATTTCTAACTTTAAATCTACataatatatacatattataaGAATATAAGTTACTCCTAAACACGAGACTGGACATTAAGGAAGTTCAACAGTACTGACCAGGCACTTGTTCAACGATTTTTCAGCTGCAATGGTGAGAGAGCCTGCAATTATgtactgagagagaaaaagagatgttaTCTTAGTAGTAGGTTTCCTGTACACACAAAGTTGATATACATTTAAATCAATTAGCTTTTTTATGCAACACTATGAACTATATACTTAAGTACACTCTATGGTACACTATAAAAATAGACATTTAAATCTAAAGCTGGAGAAGCTGAGCTAGAGCGTACTTATACCAAACTAAACTGCTTTAGCAGAGTAGAAGCTTCAAAAATGAGAAAACACTAATAAGGAAACAGTTCAATGAAACTACGTAACTGCACTTCTGTAATTGGAGCTACTCAGCTAGTAAAGTGGGGTCAAGTTTAACATTGAATGACGGCATTCATTAATGATCACATGTAGAGTTACCTCGACTGTGACAATAACCAAATTAAAGCACAGAAGGGTAGTGAGTTCAACTCATTTTGGTCAAACTTATCCACATACTATGAGTAAGAGAACAGGTCTTATCGATTAGTTCAATTCATTGTTTCAACGGTGACACAACAGAACTTTAAAAGTGAACTGAAATCCACACCAGTACTGTAGAATGACGACCAACAACAAAGGTAACAAAGGGAAGATGTGTACTTACAATAATGCTGCCCCAGACGAACATACCACTTTCTACTCCAAGACTCAATTCGCCAAAAATCATCACGATTCCAAACAAAAATGCCATGGCTCCAAACATGATTTGTACTGTCTGATGGCAAAACAGACAGAGCAAAACAGTCAGACAGTGACTATTTAACAGAACATGGTCATAAGAGAAATGTGTAAACAAGGATGTAGCCATACACCCCACTGTGCAATGAAACATGCTTCATTATTGGTCAGTTTTTATATTTATCTTACATACACTTTGTACAATAAAGTCCTACCCCCAGAGCCTTAGGATGTCCCTCACGGAACCTCTCCATCACAGACGACACCACAGGTCCTACCCGACCCAtacaggtggggggagagggggccccCATCCCCAAGCCGTTCCCAGCAGGGTGAACATGGGTGATGACCACCACCCCATGAGTGGTTGTTGATACAGAACTGGACATCCTCACAGTGGGGGCAGGATGTTGTAAGGACGTGCTGGTCTTTCTGGTGTGGTCTGGGTTGGGTTGTTGGACTTCCTCCTTAAAAGCTGATAAATGTTGATCATTTAGCTCATATATTCTGTGAACTTTGTCCTCAACTTCTGGTGATATTATTTATGTAGGCCTGTGTTGTCTGTGCTTTTTAGTATTTGACTAAGAGACGTGTAGTTTAGGCTACTGGTTATTGGAATACATTTATTTACCATTAGCCTATAATTCTAAACTTTGGACTGACTTTTAGGCTACTGCTGTTGTCGTTTATTGTTATTTATCGTTGTACCTACTTCTTTGCATTTCCTTCATACAAGGACACTTGTACTAGTGAACCAGGACATATATAGGCTAGTTAACCTTCATCTTTAAACAATAGCCGATATTTGTATTCTACCCTTACAGCATGTTACCATGCAAAGGTAGACATTTAGCGGACACTTGTACTAGTAAACCAGGACATATATAGGCTAGTTAACCTTCATCTTTAAACAATAGCCGATATTTGTATTCTACCCTTACACCATGTTACCATGCAAAGGTAGACAGTTAGCTAACAACATGAAATCTTCAATAAAAGACGATGTTTACTGAAACGATTTTCGATGTGAAACTGAAagtataggcctacattaaatCATACATTAGtaggtacacaaacacataatttaCATAGAAAATGTAACGGAATTGTCGGAATAATATGACCGTCTACACTAATGATCCACAAAATGTATATTGGGCCTACTTACAGATAAATCGCACCcaacagaaacaggaaaataaCTGCGACGCTCAAATATCAGCTGCGTGTCTGAATGTcaactagtgatgtgtcgttcgtgaacgattcgttcattttgaacgaatccttacaacgAACAGAtcaacgaaacattgatccgaggactcggttggcagaggaacgaaacattgatccgaggactcggttggcagaggaacgaaacattgatccgaggactcggttggcagaggaacgaaacattgatctgAAGACACGGGTCGGGAGGTGagcgattcgttcatctgccgggtacgactctttggatcctttttcacgtgacctgcggctcagtactggtagctagataaAACAGttatgattcgttcattttgactgggtcttccgatacggatctttggatcatttttcacgtgacctgcataggctcagaagaggaaacagaaattgatttgtttacctcgttcactttcgcttgactaggtttagtaagacgtgaatgatattcgttcacaagtaataattacaggtttcgttattttaacttttttgtactttacttagCCTACAGTTCAGTGCAGCGTAATTGTTTGCAGTGATAATTGGTAAAtgttagtgtgataataaattaccatttcaaatcatacagactgtcatgatacattattttaatgcaggaatttcttttaaaatagtatctgctggtttacatgcactaacctacatgagaatatgatatacGTGTTTGCCAGGGAATTGGCTATAAAATGTTGAGcaaccccaacccaactttgTCACTATGAAATAGGCCTAGGCTACAGAACCAACGGTGGCCTGCTGCAACAGTATGTTTTTGTGTTAAAATACAGTTAGGTGGTGGGCAGAAGCTCAAAATCGTGCATTTGAACGATCCCTggcgatggaggagctggattttTCTGTATCACTTTAAAACTTTTCTACAACCCTTAAGGACAGAGCAAGGTCGGGAAATAACTTTTAGAGCAGACCGAGACCTATCGCTCGTTTTATTATGTTGACACAGCTCAGTCtcccatcttcagccagctcagtctaccatctccagtcagctcagggtcccttcaccagccagctctGTCTACAGTACACTCAACAAGAGGTAGACACAAGACAGCTTACACCCTCTACCTGGAACACATTATAGCATCAGGTGTTTAACAACAGTCCAACTCGGATGTTGTAAATTACTTTTTACAGGGTTTTTGGGGATCACTTGCAAGGGGGACAGCCAGTGTCGATTTTAAGTCTCCACTAAAcacaagaagaggaagaacCAAGACTACATGAACACTTTCAACATGCTACATATTATGGTATTCGTTGTATAAAAACGTCTCAATAATGTTCTCatatttctttgtgttttttggctatcctgAGCACAGCCAGCTAAATCTCCAGTGTCAATGAGTGCCCAACAGTTTTAATCACCGCCACTGATttaaaaaatgaagaaaataaggtaaactagagagggtacaatttctggggaaattgtagggtgtgcttgcttgcgtaggttgcacaggggtccgtttttgaatgacatttttacaactgatatttctgtatattttatataaaaatgcatacttattatttataaagatgacatagatttaaaagcatttttttttgctgctcatttacaactgaaaatacgagtgaagtgtagaatgaaatagatgtcttctcatttcccctgcaagaggcagcctcatcgttgaaacaaaacgaataaattgggcagaccggtgtaaaaattgacctaatctctatgacttaaacgtcattttaagtttttcccttctcatgatattttcaggcatttagcctactcattgcattcattcattaataaagaaccccctttgaagattattctacgacgttacccggcagtagaagatggaattgcgattcaaacagtaccatctgctaactgaaaatatgccccccaaaacgtaaataagcttgacatttatttagtggaaaatcgctcattcataaaaagctcagtggtagcgatcattgtcagtaacaacgcaaaatgcgatatagccctgtgtggagaagctgccccggtaaattgtactactacggtacagtactagtagactactgctgtgttcgtcttggtagcgattgcgttggttgaattggatttaacgttccgttgtacggtttaagatgaaattaattattttcatgaacagattgacaacgtttaggctgtggcaatgaagttcaggttagtagttagatagacttttgatttaagtaaggggagtaccgaacatgttctgtcgccgtttgacttcctaaacagctgtttagtgtagatgtttttgtacagtagtgtgtc harbors:
- the LOC136943966 gene encoding membrane-spanning 4-domains subfamily A member 4A-like; translation: MSSSVSTTTHGVVVITHVHPAGNGLGMGAPSPPTCMGRVGPVVSSVMERFREGHPKALGTVQIMFGAMAFLFGIVMIFGELSLGVESGMFVWGSIIYIIAGSLTIAAEKSLNKCLVKASLGMNVVATVTAGIGTILYSLDAAGVFYDCYDYKWLCRRYWAKHQGISGVMALFSLLEMMVTISVSAFACKAVCHSPPEQLFIVGSHLPQGGPVPSQKTFNIPPNAYETLRTPKGAEEGLPAYDDNRPPQYSSAMIP